The following DNA comes from Leucoraja erinacea ecotype New England chromosome 38, Leri_hhj_1, whole genome shotgun sequence.
TGAAAATGCGCTCCTTCTGTGTCAGTCGCGAAGGCAAATGACAGATAGGAAGATGCCGAACAGCATGGGAGCTGGGTCACAACCTTCCTTCAATAGACAGTGGGTGTAGGAGAAGGAGGAGATTGAACCTCACCCATCTCCGACAAGATCTCGGTGTGGTCTCCCACGCCATGGTCTTCAAGGCGGGTCACAGAGCGGTCCAGAGGCGCTGGACCTACTCGGGAACCAACTTGACCTGCAGATGTTTGCGTGTAGCTGGACTTGCGGGGACTTTAGCGCCGGTGAGTTTTGTGTAACCGCGAAAAACCATCAATGGAGCAGAATGACACAAGAAAGAGACTCCCCGCCCTCGCCCCCCTTCATACTCACCCCTCGCTCCTCCGGACAGGGCGGGTGGGAAGGAAGGAGTGACCCCTGAGAGAATATTTTTATTAaattgggggagagggggcgatGTCTTTGGTCTTGACCCTTGGTCGTGTCCGGAACGCAGAACCCGGTCCGGCCGGTCAAGCCTCGCTGACCAGTGGGATGACCAGAGCGATGGGTTGTGTCTTGAAGGATCCCTGGCGCCGCTGTCCACTCGCGCGTCGAGGTTCTTCTCCGGCCACTGATGGACACTAAAGATACTGGAGCGGACTGACCGCTCTCTGATCTTCGGTGGACACTGCGGACGCTGCCTGGTCAGCGCCGCCTTTTATACACACCGCCATGTCCCGCCCCCCTCGCTGACCATTGGTCCGCGCTCCGGCCACGGCATTGGCCCGTGGGGTGGACAGTCCATCCGATTGGAGGAGACCGCTGTCCGTCTGAGCGAAAACTTCAGCGCCAAAATTCAGCGCGTGATGGACAGCTCGTGCGAGGCGATTGTCCGTTCGCTCCGGCCACGAGCCCGCgtgaccccaccccccactggcgcCAAAACCGACAGGACACTGAGGGACAATGAGGGAACATTGAGGGGgaacattgaggggatgagggacattgagaaacattgaggggatgaggaacattgaggggatgagggataTTGAGGAACATTGAGGgatattgaggggatgagggatattgaggggatgagggaacattgaggggatgagggacatggaggaagaTTGAGGGACATTgaattgaggggatgagggacattgaggaaCATTGAcaggggatgagggacattgaggggatgagggacattgaattgaggggatgagggacattgaggaaCATTGAcaggatgagggacattgaggggatgagggatattgattggggatgagggaacattgaggggatgagggacatttAGGGGATGAGGgatattgaggggatgagggacattgagggggatgagggacatttaggggatgagggacattgaattgaggggatgagggacattgaggggatgagggacattgaattgaggggatgagggacattgtgGGATGATGGGACATTGAGGGTATGAGGGACATTGAATTGAGGGGATGAGgaacattgaggggatgagggatattgaggggatgagggatgacattgagggggatgagggatattgaggggatgagggaccattgaggggagggagggacatTCAGGgaccattgaggggatgagggataTTGAGGGGACGAGGgaccattgaggggatgaggAACATTGAGGGGGTGAGGAACATTGAGGGAATGAGGGATATTGAGGGGATGGGGgatattgaggggatgagggataTTGAGGGGATGAGGAACATTGAATTGAGGGGACGatggacattgaggggatgagggacattgagggtatgaaggacattgaggggatgagggacattgaattgaggggatgagggacattgagggtaTGAAGGACATTGAGGgtatgagggacattgaggggatgagggatattgaattgaggggatgagggacattgaggagatgagggacattgaggggatgagggatattgaattgaggggatgagggacattgagggcatgagtcctggaggaactcagcgggtcaggcatcaattataacttgtcccgagtgtgtgcaggatagtgttagtgtgcggggagcgctggtcggcgtggagtcagtgggctgaagagcctgtttccgcactgtgtttttgaaactaaaacaaaaccagaaccaggggccacacacagtttaagaataaggagtaagccatttagcatggagatgaggaaacactttttcacacagagagttgtgagtgtgtggaattctctgcctcagagggcggtggaggccggttctctggattctttaaagagggagctagatagggcttttaaagatagcggagtcaggggatatggggagaaggcaggaacggggtactgattggggatgatcacattgaatggtggtgctggctcaaaggatcgaatggcctattcctgcacctatcgtctttTGAAAACTAAATTAATCTCTCCCAAACATCTGCAAAACCGTCAAACCTCAAGTTTTAAGTTTGTTGGTAAAGTTCAGGCCGGTTTTACCTGGAACTTGTCAAGTTGTGGTCGGCCTGGATCCTTCCTGTCCACACCTTATCAACGGCACACACATGGTGTAGCACGAGAGTGAGTGATGGGGAAACTACACACAGTGGCCAAGCGGGTAGAGACTCTGTCTCACAGCAACAAGGATCCGGCTTTGATCCGGACCTCGGGtgctgaatgtgtgtgtgtgtgtggaatttgcacgctctcccaatgactgcatgggttaatccgggtgctccgatccctcccactctccaaagacgtacaggtttgtaggataattggcttgataaaatgttaaattgtccaagttagCAATATGCAGAGTGCTGctcctgccgactacaaaattcagaaggttcaaaaGGAGTCTGATCCTGGACCCTACCACATCTGAAGAAGacagcccatctacactagccctaccagcctgcgtttggtccatatctttctaaaccgtTCCAAGTTTTAGTTCTAATTTCTAGTTCTTGTTCACCTTTTCAGCTTGTAGTTGTTTATCCAGCATTGAAATCTGCATCCGAAACTGAGCACAGATATTGATGTGCTGGGTGACTCTTTACTTCCCCCCAGAAACCGAGCTACTGAAGTTACTGGGCCTGTGGTCTTCCTCCGCTACCTGCTCACAGCCCGAGAGTTCCTCTTTCAATGTTAGAAGCTGCGTCAGTGTGGGAGAGCTGACGGATTCAACTTGCCTCCGCTACAAATTCTCAAAGGGCAGTTCCACCCGTGAATCACCATCATCCTTCACCCTTAACCACATGACCCTGACATTAAGCGAAAGATCTTTAACGAAACGATCGCGATAACAGAAACCGAAAATGAGGGAATCACTCgaaaggtcaggcagcaaatgtggaattttaatgtttcaggtttagtttcatttagtttagagatacagcgtggaaacaggctcttcggcccaccgactccacaccgaccagcaatcacctcgcacactaacactatcctgcacacactagggacaatttacaattttatcatagccaattaacctactaatccgcctgtctttggaatgtgggaggaatgtggagcacccgaagaaaacccacgcaggtcacagggagaacgtacaaactccgtacagacagcacccatagtcaggatcgaacctgggtctctggcgctgtgaggcagcaactctatcgctgcgccaccatgcagccctgTATTGGGACATTCCCCCAAGTCTGCTGCTCAGgctctttattttagtttagtttacttttgattagtttcatttattaagtttaaatgtacagcatggaaacaggcccactgagtctgctgaaaggtctcgacctattccttcgctccatagaattaAGTCATTTATATGGAATATAAATTGTCATTTATATGGAATAGAATTCGCTCCATAGAATTAAATCATTTATTGTGGCAGGATTTTTAGAAAGTGATCCGATCAATCCATTAGGTTATTCAATGGAATAGCAACATATTCACACATTGTGGACACAGAAGGGACTATATAAGCTGGAACCTCgtacaaaaacaaagtgctggcagaactcagcaggtcaggcagcatcttgtggaGGGATGAgatatacagcacgggaacaggaccttcggcccaccgaatccatgctgaccatccatcaccagttcacactggttctatgttatcccactatctcatcaaattcacaacactcggggggcaatttacagaggggggacaattaatctacaagcccgcatgtctttgggacgtgggaggaaaaccagagaacccacgcagtcaaagggagaacgtgcaaactccatacggacagcactcgaggtcaggatcgaacccgggtctcgggatgctgtgaggcagcgactctaccacccaGAGAATAGGTGACGGTACTCTTGTTTAGACTAGGGAgacctcaatctgaagaagggtccagacctgaaatgtcatctgctcaatccttccacagatgcagcctgactagctgagttcctccagcactgtgtgctttGATTAAGCATCTTGTCTtggtaattaatttatttttcaatcgCACCGCACAATGTTGCAACAATGCAGGCCCAGCTACAGTGATTAGCTCTGACGAAGATCTCATAATGTTATTTTAACCCCAGTTTCATCTGTTTTCCACGCCTCTGTCATCAGTAAGTTTTTATCAAGAAGAGATGTTTCAGAGGCCAAGGAACCTACTGCTCTGAAGATCGCAAGAGCCCCATCTTGGCTACGACACCTTTCCCACGACTGCTGGTTCTGACAGATGTTGGGCGTGAAGCTGCTGCACAAGTTCCTCGGTGTAAACTTTGAACAGCGGCACTGGGTCCTGAAAGAAAGTTATTTAAAAatactttagagatagagagtggaaacaggctcatcggcccaccgatccccgccgaccagcgatcaccccgtacactagcacttagggacaatttacagaagccaattacaatACTattaacttgtacgtctttggaatgtgggaggaaacagaagcacccggagaaaacccatgtggtcacagggagaacatacaaactccaaagtcaaagtcaattttatttgtcgcatgcacccaaaggtgcagtgaaatgaatttgccagcagcgatacttaagagcagcacccgtagtccaaaTCTAACCCGGTTTCTAGACTAATTGGCTTGTACGGGTGGGGAACAGATTTGAGAAATCTGAGAAATTTATAAACACTCTATTGAACAATTTGTGTAGCCtctgaaaatgtcggatgaattttttgcacggttcacgtgttgtatatatttattacctgaataaagtctattttgaaattaaaaaaaaaaaaaattgtgaaatgtccttggtgtgtgtgggatagttttagtgtgcggggatcgctggttggtgcagacttgttgggctgaagggcctattttcgcactgtatcgctaaattaaCTAAAAAAACTAACCAATGCTAATGCCGTCACTGGATGGTGTACTcacgggacgacagatggcgcaatgggctaagtgttcggctggtagccggttcgaatcccgcttggagtgcatactgtcgttgtgtccttgggcaagacacttcacccacctttgcctgtgtgtgaatgtgtgtgaatgtgtgtgagtgattggtggtggtcggaggggccgtagacgcagattagcagccacgcttccgtcagtctgccccagggcagctgtggctacagaagtagctcaccaccaccgagtgtgactgaggagtgaatgaataatgcgatgtaaagcgccttgagtatctagaaaggcgctatataaatcccatccatcattattattattattattactgtcaaGGCAGACGTGGAAATAGTTCTCCGAAGTGGTGCTTGTGACAGTCGGTGTAAACATCTGACTTAACCCATGATCAAAACCGCTAATGTCAGAGAAACGAACGGTTGAAGTCACCTTACGCCCGGGGGAACTGATCCACGAGTCTCTAGTTGTGAAGCTCTGCTCGTGACGTCCCCCGGGAGATGAAAGGAAGCGGccctggtttacactgacgatagacacaatatgctggagtaactcagcgggacaggcagcatctgctggagagaaggaatgggtgtccaaAGGGTCTTGAcattgaaacatcgcccattccttctctccagagatgttgcctgtcctgctcagttactcaggcattttgtgtctattttcaggttgtcatgtgtccctgataggacaatgaaattcttgctttgcttcagcacaacagaacagacagcatgactgcagaacagatcagtgtgtccatataccattatataaatatatacacacatgaataaataaactgataaagtgcaaataaacagataatgggctattaatgttaagAGTtgtgtccgagccaagtttaatagcctgatggctgtggggaagtagctattcctgaacctggtcgttgcagtcatcaggctcctgtaccttctacctgaaggtagcggggagataagtgtgtggccaggatggtgtgggtccttgatgatgctgccagcctttttgaggcagcgactggtgggcaggcagcatctctggagaaaaggaaatgggtgacgttacgggtcgaggcccttctttcagGCCAATTGGTgtggtataattgtaacttgtcactagtgtgcgtaggatagtgttaatgtgcggggatcgctggtcggtgcaaactcagtgggccaaaaggcctgtttccgcgctgtatctccaggtgatgtttcgggtcaagatccgctgagttgctccagcattttgtgtctatcttcagtgtaaaccggcatctgcagttccttcctccacatcccaTCCATCCCATCACCCATTTCCCTGCTGTCCAGCTCTGCGACTTTGAGAGAACCCCGGTTACCTTTTTCTCCAACAACCTCTGCTTCTCCACGGCTTCCTCAAGGCTCAGTCCAACCCACTCTGCCTCCTCTTCAGGAATCGCAAACTCCTGGAGTAAAATGGAGGCTCGCATCAGTTTTAACAGCACAACactgggagtggaggggggggggggaaggaaagagggggaggtAATTTAATCCAAAGCGCTTGTGCAACCATTACAACTCTTGAAGCAATTGATGCATTTCTGTACTCAGTAAACTATAACACagaaacatgctcttcggcccacggagtctgctCCAAACATTAAACACTCATCGGCACTAATCCATtataattctccccacattcccatcaactcactTCTGACTGTCActcacactggagtttagaaggatgaggggatatcttatagaaacatataaaattataaaaggactggacaagctagatgttccctatgttgggtgagtccagaatcaggggccacacagtcttagaataaaggggaggtcatttaagactgaggtgagaaaaaaactttttcacccagagagtggtgaatttgtggaattccctgcccacagagggcacagtggaggccaaatcactggatggatttaagagagagttagatagagctctaggggctagtggagtcaagggatatggggagaaggcaggcacgggttattgataggggacgatcagccatgatcacaatgaaatactcaactcctcttgtcatgaaggcaATTATGCGCCGTGGGAATATCCTGAAGAAAACTAACAATCTCACTTTCAGGCAGAGATTTTTTAAGAAAGTTTCAGGTTTCAGGCTGCACCTTGTACTTGTCGTAGATGCGTTCTCGTTTCTCTAGGTCGTCGGGGTAGAGATCGGTGTCCTTGCGCGCCAGTCTCAGCAGCATCGCTCGCTTCAGGTCCATTCCCAGCTTTGAATTCAAGTCTACCTTCGGTGTCTGAGGAACAATTTGCAAGAAGTTAAATGCTGGCTCGGCTGAGATGTAACATTCCCCAAAATGTCCCAGAGCGTACAATTGCAGAATAACTCACTCAGCCgtcagtgggggggtgggtgggactaTACATtatattggatgtggagaggatgtttccactagtgggggagtctaggactagaggtcacagcttcagaattaaagggcgttcttttaggatggggatgaggaggaatttctttagtcagagggtgatgaatctgtggaattctttgccacagaagcctgtggaggccaagtcaatggatatttttaaggcagagatagattcttgattagtacgggtgtcagaggttatggggagaaggcaggagaatgggattagtagggagagatacatcagccatgattgaatggcggagtagacttgatgggccgaatggcctaatctactactattccttatgacattataTATATTAGTGTCGAATGTACATCTGTGCCAGGCAGACGTACATAATCTCGAGGCGCTATTGTGAAAATGAGCAGAAATCTCAAGagtatcatagtcatagagtgatacaggcaagaaacaggcccttcggcccaacttgcccacactggtcaacgtgttccagctacactagtcccatctacctgcgtttgccccatatccctcaaaacccttcctacccatgtacctgtctaactgtttcttaaacgttgggatagtcgcagcctcaactacctcctctggcagcttgttccatacatcctcaactacctcctctggcagcttgttccatacacccatcatcctttgtttgaaaaattgtgtggaacaatgaaatccttatttAATCCAGAATTAGGATCACATTTATGAACAATgagaacagaaaatgttggaaacgctCAGATCAGGCAGAATTTGTGGAccgaaagggcggcacggtgtcgcagcggtagagttgctgccttacagcgcttgtggcactggagacccgggttcgatcaaacTACggagggagtttgtacattctccctgagaccgcgtgggttttttccagagatattttcagtttcctcccacactccaaagaccagcagttatgtgggtaaattggcttggtaaatctaaaaactgtccctaatgtgtgtaggattgcgttGATGTGATTGCAGGGATCacgggtcagcatggacccggtgggccgaatggcctgtttccgcgctgtttctctatacTAGACACAAaatctgtagtaactcagcgggacagacagcctctctggatagaaggaatgggtgatgggccgaagggactgtttccttcctgtatctctaaataaaaagaaaaagagaaataaCACTTTAACAGCTCAAAGGACTGTGACGTAGCCCGACCTTGAGGATGTAAAAGTCGAAGCCATAGCAAGTGTCCACCAGATCCAAGGTCCGCATAGTGACTGGGATGGTGAAGGTGGTGTCCAGGATCTCACTGTAGAGTTGCCGCACAAAGATCTGTGGCTTCCATGTTTTCCTTATCCGGCTGGAGAGCTGCAGAGGGGACGAGCAGGCAGTGAGTGAGCAAAACCGCACGGCAACGGGCTTCGCCCGGGAGACCGACCGGGCTTGTGCACacattttctgctgactggaaggatgaggggttttcttatagaaacatataaaattataaaaggactggataagctagatgcaggaaaaatgttcccaatgttgggcgagtccagaaccaggggccacacacagtcttagaataaaggggaggtaatttaagactgaggtgagaaaaaacattttcacccagagagttgtgaatttatggaattccctgccacagagggcagtgggggccaagtcactggatggatttaagagaaagttaggtagagctctaggggctagtggagtccagggatatggggagaaggcagacacgggttattgataggggacgatcagccattatcacaatgaatggcggtgctggctcgaagggccgaatggcctcctcctgcacctattttctatgtttctgtttctatgactggttagcacgcagcaaatgcTTTTACACTGTATcccagtacacgtggcaataataaactgagGTTTTTACCTCCCTAACTACTGACCAACCGGGTGTTtgtggacacaaaaggctggagtaagtcagtgtgtcgggcagcatcactgaaaaatacgttgggtgacgtttcaggtcggaaacaCTCACTGGACCAGCCTTTCactctttaaccagagggtggagaatctgtgggattcactgACACAGGcgactgtgggggccaagtcaatggatatttttaaggtagatattaatagattcttgattcgtacgggtgtctggggagaaggctggagaacgggctaggagggagagatggatcagccatgattgaatggcggagtagacttgacgggccaaatggcccaattctgcacctttcacttatgaccttatgacccaaaacatcacctaatctttttctccacagatgcttcctgtcccgctgagttactccagcattttgcgtccatcttcaagaACCAGTCTCACCACAGTcgctccctcttccctcctctcccatcaggcaagaagttagaaaacacacacctccaaattcaagggcagtttcttcccagctgttaccaggcagagagtggtcctgacctcccatctacctcatggaGGCCTtcaaattatctttaattggactttatcttgcactaaacgttactccctttatcctgcatctgtgcactgtggacggtgtGAGTCTAAACATGTAGAGTATTTTTGtcggctggatagcatgcaataaaaatgtttttcactgtacctcggtacacgtgacagtaatgaaCCATGCAAAGTAATATTAGAATCTCttaaggtagagaaaaatgctggataaattcagcgggtgaggcagcatccatggagcgaaggaataggtgacgtttcgcgtctcgacccgaaacgtcacctatttcttcgctccatagatgctgcctcacccgctgagtttctccagcatttttgtctgccttcgttttttccagcatctgcagttccttcttaaacacttagaaTCTCTTAAAGCTTTTTGGTATAAATTGAATCCATACCTTGTCATTGTTGGCGTATCTGTACCCACTGACATAGCCCTCTCCACCCCACAACCCACGCTGCGATTCAGGGGGGAAGTAGAGGGGGATTGGGATGTCTTCGACACGCTCCGGCTGTCCCGTATGTGGGTTCCGCTTGTATTTAACCCCGTGTGGTTTAAAGTGAACTGGCGTGGCCTCCTGACTCTCGTTGAGGCAGCGGAGATAATGAGCAGGCAGCCGTGACTGGATGCCCTGCTTTAGCCGCAGAGCTGCCCAGATCTTGGGTGGATACTTGTGCAGAGGCATCTCTCAGCCGACCTGGATCAGAAACAGAAAGGAGTCACTGTAGGGAATCGCAGGAACACAGTGCCAATTACCTGGTAGCAATCCCGTCTTGAGTCAAAACGCAGTGAGCTCGAAGGCCCATGGGCACTTCATAACTATGTgtgagaaggaacggcagatgctggtttacaccgtagataaaatcaaaatgctggaataactcagcagttgcagcagcatctcggcagaaaaggaataggtgacgtttcgagtccacttcagactgaagaagggtttgacccgaaacatcagctattccttctctccagagatgctgcccgaccattgagttactccagcattttgtgtctgccttcggctCTTTATAACTAGTTACATTTACAACCATGCTTAATAAGACATTCCAAGTCAAAAAAATGATTCCAAACAGCTTGTGCCAATCTGTAGCTGCAttgaacaagtgctggagtaactaggcaggtcacgcgtttcgggtcgagtccatcttctccagagatgctgcctgacctgccgagttactccagcacttggtgtccttctgggtattaaccagcatctgcagttaccacAATCAAAGATTAAATAGATCAGCAAtactctaaggtacacaaaagtgctggagaaactcagcgggtgcagcagcatctatggagcgaaggaaataggcaacgtttcgggccgaaacccaagggttttggcctgaaacgatgcctatttccttcgctccatagatgctgctgcacccgctgagtttctccagcatttttgtctaccttcgattttccagcatctgcaattccttcttcagCAATACTCTATTTGATCTCCACAAACTCATGGGTCCTCCTGTTCTTCCCtcgttccctccctctcccccttcctatctatcccttcttctctctccctctctcactccttccctttctccccctccccttcctcactcTACATATCCCTCTCCATAAATATTGCTCCCCTATATATCCacccctccctctattcccctctctccctccctccagcaccCCCtcactttctctccatccctctgccctccctcccctattcctttctctatctatctctccttcaccccctgtctatctatccctctcctatccctctctccctccctgtccatctccccctccctccagtcccctctcactttctctccatccctgccctccctcccctattccttttctctatctACCTGTccttcactccctctccccctgcctatctatccttcccccatccccctctctccttccttccttccctctctccagctctctttctctccatccctcccctgttcctttctctccctctctcccctccttccttccttccctctctccagctcctctttctctccatcccccctgttcctctctctctcccccctccctccttccttccctctcctccttccttccttccctctctccagctctttctctccatccctccctgtttctttctctccctccctccttccttccttccctctctccagcatctttctctccaccccctctgttcctttctctctctctctccctccttctctccttccttccttccctctcaatGAAATCCCTCCAGTTCTCTACCTTTCTCActttttctttctccttccttccctctgtctctatctatccctctctctccatctaaccctccctctctctctatccctttccccctctatatccctcctttcccctccatgTCTTCTCCGCCTGTCCCCGGGCCGCACCTTACGCCAGCCCCAGGCTTCTCCCCGCCCGCTAGGCCGCGCCTGTGGTCCCGCCTCTTTCCCGTGGCCGAGGGAGCGTCTCACAATCGCCCCCCTTCCCGGCATCAACTCAAGGGAACGTCGCCAACCATCGGCTGCGCGAAACGCAAAAAATACCCA
Coding sequences within:
- the mrpl28 gene encoding 39S ribosomal protein L28, mitochondrial, coding for MPLHKYPPKIWAALRLKQGIQSRLPAHYLRCLNESQEATPVHFKPHGVKYKRNPHTGQPERVEDIPIPLYFPPESQRGLWGGEGYVSGYRYANNDKLSSRIRKTWKPQIFVRQLYSEILDTTFTIPVTMRTLDLVDTCYGFDFYILKTPKVDLNSKLGMDLKRAMLLRLARKDTDLYPDDLEKRERIYDKYKEFAIPEEEAEWVGLSLEEAVEKQRLLEKKDPVPLFKVYTEELVQQLHAQHLSEPAVVGKVS